In the Anolis sagrei isolate rAnoSag1 chromosome 1, rAnoSag1.mat, whole genome shotgun sequence genome, TGTGTAGTCACACTCTAAATTATTATCAAtgcttattcagaaaaaaataatagaaggCCTTTGTGAAGAACCAGAAACTTTGTAAACAAGACCTTACAAAATTAGGGTTACATCTTTAAAAAATATCCCtgtaaatatacaaaataaactaCAATCAGAGTAAAGGCTATTTTGATCTGAAGAATATAATACAAGCTGGTATTATATTATCTGAAAACATGGTAGCTGTTGAAATTATGAACTAATCACATTCAAAGAGAGACCATTGGTATTTTCATAGAAAACCTGCCAGTAGTGCTAAATATACTGAATCAACTGTGTATGAATGAAGAAGAGATCCACTACCATTTGTTTGTGCTTAGCAGGAAAAATGAAAGACAAACCAGCACTAAAAACACTCCCATGATTGTTTAATTGCTTTGGTGAGCCCACAGATTGTAGTCCCACAGACTGAGATAGTTTAATATACAATTTTCCAATGAGTCGGCTGTTCACACGTTTTCTCTTCATCGCCACAAAATCTGTTGTAAGTTGTTTTTGGGTCAAAACCAAGAATCTCCCTTTCCTCGTGAATGCGGAAGGAAAATGTTGAGACTGAGGTGCCTATAAAATACCTGAGAATACAGAAACACGTAAGTGAAGATGGGAACAAACATCTGATAAGAAAACACTCAACGTTTCACACCAGCTCCAACTTTTTCTCAGATGGACTGTATATTGGAGGCGTCGTCACAGCATGGAGAGAGAACGGACAGGACGGCCCTTGGGTCCAGTGTGTGTTTCTGAAGCAACTAAGCAACATGGCTTACTTACGATTAGGGTAGTACTACCCTAACAGGTCATTTCGGAGTCCCAAATTGGTGGGATGGCAGAGCAGAACAACCCCAATGGGGACAGCTGGTCTCTGTTTTAAGAATCCTGAATTGTGAAATAACCCTTTTTATGGAGCTACCGAGttcatttaattaaaataaatacctcaaaccaacaaaatgaacagaacaaaacaaaaaacaagcccTCGCACAATAGTATTGCCCTGCAGTTGAGCTTCCCCATGATCTGCCCTGCTGTAAGATCCCATCACACTCTTTAGCAGCATACACCAAACCCAAGGACTATttggtttggggttttttctGAACCATGAGGGTGTCTCTCATCCATAGCCCAGTCCAGCCCAAACTCCTCATAGCCCTTGTCACTCTCTGAGAGTGACTGTCATCTTTAAGGCAGTAAAAATAATTTAGCAAGGGTGTGAGAAATTTAGGTATCtgtcagatataataataataataataataataataataataataataataatgctttatttgtacccctctaccatctcccaaaggactcggtgcggcttgcatgaggccgagctcaaatacaacagtaaaaacaataacaacatcaacaaaataactcaaaaaacagagcaataacattaacaacacacaatgatgcaattaaaaacaatggcagggccaaatgtaattattaaaattaaaaagtgctagGCGTGACCAGgaggagtgtttggagggggatgggcatgcagatatccttgATCTCTGAtaaaagtgcattgggacataatgctaggagtttccttattctgggaaggcacactggaacaaccatgttttcaagctcctcctaaagattgctagcgacggggcctgcctgatgtccttggggagagagttccagagtcgaggggccaccaccgagaaagccctatccctcgtccccaccaatcgcgcttgcgatgcaggtgggatcgtgagcaggacctctccagatgaacgaagagatcgtgtgggttcgtaaacagagatgcggtcacgcagttaggcgggtcccaaaccatttagggctttgtaggtaagcacctgcaccttgaattgggactggaaaatgaatggcagccagtggagctccttaaacaggagggttgacctctccctgtaaggagcccccgttaacaacctggccaccacgcgttggaccaattgaaatttccgggccgttttcaagggcagccccacgtagagtgcattacagtagtccaatttggaggtgactaaggcatggaccaccctgaccagatccgccttcacgaggtacggtcgcagttggctaTTACTATACTATAGTGATTTGAAAGGCCCATCTAATGTAGGAACCAGATCTGAATCTCTCATACCTGGTTCCTGTATCTAccctgcagaattatagcagcttAACACtgcttgggatttgtagtagTTCTCTGACAGGGAAGGCTGAATAACTCTCAATGCTACAAATTCCatacttccatagcattgagccatggcagttaaagtggcatctgCTAGAATTCTGCAATATAGTAAAACTCTCTTCCACAATATAGTGAAAGCCTCTCATGACATAAACATATGTACCATGTGCTCAAAGGAAGTAAGTCAAAGGAAGGTTGGAGGTCAAAAATTAGGGATGTTGATATGACCCAAGGATAAGTCTAAGGGGATGGCATCAGCACCACCTTAAGAGGCCAACTACCTCTGTTGTCATTTTCTCATTAAGGAAGGATAGAAATAGTGCCACAGTGGAGAATAGGGGGTCGGTGCTGCATTTAGGTTCTTCCAAGATGAACTAAggtctcatattttgccactcagAGAAGGAGGTGGTTCCTTTTTAAATTAGTGAAGTACTTACATTCATTAACTCTTACATTGACCCACAGATAAGTCAATCCAGGTTTTTTGAGGCTGATTTTTGACCAAAGGTTCTAGTCAGGGAAtaactagtcccaaaagttaactgtgtgtccagtaatcttcttccccaaatctacaatttggtgatggatctgtgcattgtatatttttaccctgtttcctctTCCGCTCCTTcgcccatattgtgcttcagtagttatatttatattcttaatgtaccaaacataccaagtttgtatgaaaatgtgacttctattttctgtgctggtcaatgaccgaaatgatttgagacttatacatgagtatgtaaAATAACTTTGATCTTCAGGAGATCAACATATAGATATACCTGGAGACTGTTCTAGCATAAATCTAACAAAAAGCAGCATAGTTACCTGGCATGTGCACATATCCATTGGTCAATAACAGCAATTCCTCCATCTTTATACTGTTCTACCTCCTCCCAAGTGGGTTCAAACCTCACCATTTGTGGAAGCAATCTCTTCAGCTCTTCAGTTTCTGAAAAGGAACGCCAattcaatggtttcatcagctaagggcttgtttgtttatttttatttatgtgtaCATGCCTTCcggtcacctgttgacttatgacaaccccatgaatttcacagggttttgttaggtaaaatataactgacagcacctggtattcacctgcattctcccatccaagtactaaccagagataGACCCAGCTAGGATCTGGGGCCTTtaagggatgatgatgattattgtgtttatttatatcctgctttttcactccataaaggagactcagagtggcttacattaaaagcatttcagtagcatttaaaatctacaattatatagaatcatagagttggaaaagacctcatgggcaatccagtccaaccccctgccaagaagcaaaaatattgcattcaaagcaccccaacagatggccatctagcctctgtttaaaaacctccaaagaaagaccctccaccacactccggagcagagagttccactgctgaacggctctcacagtcaggaagttcttcctcatgttcagatggaatctcctttcttgtagtttgaagccattgttccgcgtcctagtctccaaggaagcagaaaacaagcttgctccctcctccctgtggcttcctcacacatatttatacatggctatcagatctcctctcagccttctcttctgaaggctaaacatgcccagcttcttaagccgctcctcatagggcttgttctccagacccttggtcattttagtcgccctcctctggacacattccagcttgtcaacttctatcttcaattgtggtgcccagaattggacacaatattccaggtgtgatctaaccaaggcagaatagagcatggggagcatgacttccctagatctagacactatgctcctcttgatgcaggccaaaatcccattggctttttttgccgtcacatcacattgttggctcatgtttaacttgctgtccacgaggaccccaagatctttttcacacgtactgctctcgagccatgcgtcttccattctgtatctttgcatttcgtttttcctgccaaagtggagtatcttgcatacaagagaggagattccatctgaacattaggaagaacttcctgactgtgagagccattcagcagtggctctcttccccggagtgtggtggagactccttcttcggaagcttttaagcagaggctggatggccatctgtcaggggtgatttgaatgcaatattcctgcttcttggcagggggttggactggatggcccatgaggtctcttccaactttttgattctatgattctatgatttgcctctgttgaacttcattttgttaattttggcccatttctctaatctgtcaagatcgttttgaatcctgctcctgtcctctggagtattggctatccctccccatttggtgtcatctgcaaacttgatgatcctgccttctaacccttcgtctaagtcattaattaagatgttgaacaggaccaggcccaggacggagcccagcttgtggcactccgctggtcacttctttccaggatgaagaggaagcatataaacattaacacagAATTAAAGGTCATTGGCATTTTAAAAACCAGTTAAAATCAATACAtacatattcaaaactaaaaatcacaacaacccctgaaaatgttttctttaaaagcctgtctgaataaaaaagttGGCTGAACAATTTCTTAGTCATTTGAGCTTTTttttaagagaggaaagaatgagaaaaagaaaaaaagggagggagggagggagggagaaaagggcaaAAGATGCTATCTTTTGAAGACTATAGAACTGAGCATTTACTCAGTTCACATATTTGTTTACCATGTAGTGAAAGCATGGGATCAGGAAAAGAAAATTTGCACAGGCAACTGATGAAACTTTAAGAGTTAAACTGAGAGGCCAGCATCCAATTTAAAGTCAAAAGAGTGAGAAAACCTACCAACGGGTTTAAAAGGGATTGTGCATTGTTGGAGGAAGATCAAGACGGATAGCCAAACTGCAGTATGAGCACTTCCAGTATCCCAGCGTACCTTGCATGCCAGTCACTGGCTAATTTGATCTTGGAAGGATGGATGGGAATTCTGACCAGGCTTTGGGTCTGGTTCCCAGGTGAGCGACTGTGGTGCTGGGTAAACTGAAGGATCCACTCTCATGAGGAATTACTGTATATGCCTATCAGCACTCTAGTAATAGAATCCAAGGCTTCTCAGTTCTTTAGTACATCAAGTCCACTATGGAATACTAGTCTAGATCTTCATGAGTTTCCTCTTAATatgtcagtgatgggcaaccatGACAATAGCTAATATTTGTCCCCACAACCCTGCAAGCAGGATACATTACTTCGCTGTTAGTTCTGACTTCTAGTTTGAGACGACTCTGCAGAGTATGGAGAGAGACTTGAACAAATTTGCTGATTTTGAAGGCATTTGAGAGCAACAACAAAAATTTGGGGCAGATTTGGAGAATGTTCCAAATATCAAAGGTGGCTTCATGAATTCTAGGCCATAAGTATATGTATACATAGACAgggagtccccgagttacaaacatctgacttacaaaggagtcttagttaagaacaggggtgagacaacaggaagtaagagaaatcgaaccctcaaaagggaaattctctcctggAAGAATTATGATGGGGAAacgatgtctccactgaagctttctcgctaATCTTTgtctccacaacaagccaattttttcaaaatccaatgatcacagacatgaaatcttctgaacaagggcactgACAGCGaaacaaacactacaggagtgttaacccttccctatgctatccaaagcaaaaGTATATACATAtctggctggagttgcactttattgtattaactcaatgttttaattatttataattactgttgtgcattttattgtgtttaattgtaggcatcgaatGTGTGCCGGCTagaagccgccctgagtacccccctagggggttgagaagggcggggtaaaatacccgaaataaataaataaatgtataatgtACCAgttccaaattacaaacaaattcaacttcagaacaaacctacagaacatacATATACCTATAAATATCCATGGCCACGCAATAAGCAGTCTGCACAATCACTTCCTCCACTGTTCTCTGGGAAAGCAGCAAAAATGGGGAAGTTACTCTGCAGTGAAAGGGAACTTAAATATATCCTACAATTTTCTACTTGGCATaatgggaaaaatatttttgggggagggggggatgcaAAGTAATAAACtgatcagtaaaaaaaaaaaaagaatacataCCCTCCACAATGGCATCAGTGGCTACAAAAACTCTCTCAAGTTTATGTAACTTTAAAAGGCTGTGGATTTTCTTAACAGCTCCCTGGATGCTAGGTACATCACTTCTGTGACCCCAGATGAAGTCTTTCCGCCTGAGGTGAACTGCAAGATATGGGCCACCTATGGCCGTGCCCAGCTTTACCTAGCACAGAAGAACAGGCTGAAACTGAAATAAAATGGCATGGATTCAGTGGAAAAATAGCAAGCTCAAGTTCTCGATTTGCAATTCTCAACGTAAATTGTCAAATAGCACATTTAAAAGAATTTTAATTGAATTGAGTACTCATCAACAGTTTTAATTAGGCAAAATTAAGATAATTTGGTTTACAGAGGTTTAAAACGGGGGACTGTGTGCAATATACTTTCCTACAAGGATAGCCTCTTTTAGGACAATGTACTCATAACATCGGCCAGATGATATGAGTACATAACACAGGCACCTACTTTATTGTACATACACTGAAGCTTATGTAGAGATTACACACAAAGGAGCAGCCATGTTAAAGAAATACACATAGAAATAAAAGAGACTTCAATTTGCTTATAATGCTCAAGTCCCAGGAACATTTATGGGAAGATACAGGCTACTGCATCTACTATTGGGTTGTCATTCACATCTTTGTGATTTATGAGTACAAAGGCCAGTGCTTTTCCCTTTGATGCTGTGCATTTctgacaaaaatacattacaactgcttCTTGTGCCACGTGAATAAAAGACACATAGTATAAAAGGATCCGACTAGCACACTACAATGTTTCCATGAAATGTGCATTcatataatatagaatcatagagttggaagagatcacagggGATATTAAGTCCAATccttcccatgcaggaaaagcacaatcaaagcatcccaacagatggccatccagcctctgtttaaaagcctccatcacactctgaggcagtgagctcttaaggtcaggaagttctttctaatgttcaggtagaacaggggtcctcaaactttttaaacagagggccaggtcacaatcccacaaactgttggagggccggattttaatttgaaaaaaacaaacaaaccatgaatgaatttctatgtacactgcacatatcttatttgtagtgaaatataaacacttaaaaacaatacaataattaatatgaagaaaaattttaacaaatataaacttattagtatttcagtgggaagtgcttttggctgattagataggatttttgttgttgtggctttcaagtcatttcagatttaggttgaccctgagcgagggccaggtaaatgaccttggagggctgtatctggcccctgggccttagtttgaggacccctgaggtagaagctcctttcctgtcatttgaatccattgctccattgagtcctagtctcttgaacagcagaaaacaagcctgctccctattCCAcaggacatcctttcacatatttagacatgactatcatgtctcctctttcaaccttctcttctgcaggttaaacatacccatttgttttagccgctcctcatagggattcatggtttccaggcctttgatctttttagtcaccctcctctggacaccttccagcttagagtcaatagcCCTCTTCCATTGTGATGCCCATAACTGGACAGTGTTATTCCcagtgaagtctgaccaaagcagaatagaggagcacCATTACtccccttgatctagaccaggcatgggtaaatattggccctccgggtgttttggacttcaactcctacaattcctaacagcctaccagctattaggaattatgggagttgaagtccaaaacacctggagggccgatgcttgcccgtgcctgatctagacactataccagGTCTGTGGCATTATTTTACCTTCATTTTTGTCCAGTCCTCAATATACTGTGTCCCATCCTTCTCATCAGTAGAGTTTAAGTACTGGCCTCTAAACAGGTCCCCCACCACACGAAGATGCTTAGCAAACACCATACTTCTCCGAGTCTATTACAAAAAGAAGAAAGATACCAAGAACTACATTAGACTCGTTTCAACATCATTATAGGAATACGTAAATCTACAGAACTCAATAGCAATGGCAATACCAATGGAATGTTATAAGACTGATATTTAAGAGAAAATAGGGTTCAACTGAGAATGACAAAAAGATCATAGAATTTTACCATATTTCATTATGTTTGCATTAAGACAAACATATTAAGAGGCTGTAAATAAGTCAAACAAACCATTACCCTCAATGTTGCTAAAGATATGAGCTGCACCTGTGATTCCTCCCTCCACTGAGATCTCAGGACGACTACCAAAGTACATTTTATAGGATAAGGTATGGGACTAATTAGAATTCCCAACAATTACTGGAGGAAAAGAATTTTCAATCCTCCCATAACTATAAATGGAGGGTCTTTGAGAATCAGAAGACTAAAAGCAGGGTGGGGAGGGATGGGAGAAGGGGCAGCTTTGGATGGAGATGGGTCAATTTTACGGACTATAAATTTGGACTGGCTAGACTAATacatgggagcccctggtggtgcagtgggttaaagcactgagctgctgagcttgttgatcgaaaggtcgcaggttcgattccggggagcggtgtgagcttccgctgtcagccctagcttctgccaacctagcagttcgaaaacatgcaaatgtgagtagatcaataggtaccgctccggcgggaaggtaacggcgttccatgcagtcatgccggccacatgaccttggaggtgtctacggacaacgctggctattcggcttagaaatggagatgagcaccacaccccagagtcagacatgactggacttaatgtcaggggactacctttacctttaccttagactaATACATAGATAGTTTTGGAGATTGTGGGAAAGCTAAGGTAGTTATTATTTATGCAAAAGATATACCTGCAGTGGAGGTGGGCCTTTATGAGCATCTGTCATGATCAGACTATGTCTTTAGCAGAGATCTTCAAAAGCATTCAACATATTGACATATTAGGAATTTTAAATAACCACAACTATTTagcaggttgttgtaggttttttcgggctatatggccatgttctagaggcattctctcctgacgtttcacctgcatctgtggcaagcatcctcagaggttgtgaggtctgttggaactaggaaagtgggattgtatatctgtggaatgactagggtgggacaaagaactcttgtctgttggagctaggtgtgtatgtttcaactgaccaccttgattagcatttgatggcttggaagtacctggggcaatcttttgttgagaggtgattagatgtccttgattgctTCCTCtccgttgttgtgctgttgcaattttagttttttaatactggtagccagattttgttcattttcaaagtttcctcctttctgttgaaattgtccacatgcttgtggatttcgatggcttctctgtgtagtctgacatggtggttattagagtggtccagcatttctgtgttctcaaataaaatgctgtgtccaggttggttcatcaggtgctctgatatggctgactt is a window encoding:
- the POFUT2 gene encoding GDP-fucose protein O-fucosyltransferase 2 isoform X2, which translates into the protein MASLIKTLLKSEAWVLVLPPWGRLYHWQSPDIHQVRIPWFEFFDVPSLNENIPVIEYEEFISEAGGPFIDQVYVLQNYAEGWKEGTWEEKINERPCIDQLMYSMDKQKYYRGWFWGYEETRGLNVTCLSVQGSASVIAPLLLNISARSVMLDRAENLLHDHYGGKDYWNTRRSMVFAKHLRVVGDLFRGQYLNSTDEKDGTQYIEDWTKMKVKLGTAIGGPYLAVHLRRKDFIWGHRSDVPSIQGAVKKIHSLLKLHKLERVFVATDAIVEETEELKRLLPQMVRFEPTWEEVEQYKDGGIAVIDQWICAHARYFIGTSVSTFSFRIHEEREILGFDPKTTYNRFCGDEEKTCEQPTHWKIVY